The DNA region GCAGTGACGGCGCAGTTGCTCCCGATAGGCACGCTTGAGTGCCGAGCAGCTCATCACTCCTCCGTCGACGCACCTTTCGGCGAGCCAGTGGCCGATCGCTTCGAGCCACGGATATCGGTCGTCGTCGTTGAGCGCGTGCCCAGCCGTCATCTTCTCGATGTTGGCCGGCGGGTGGAAGTCGTCGGCATCGGCGAACGGGACCCGCAACCGCTGCGCGAGGGCTGCGCCCACGGTTGACTTTCCTGAGCCGGAGACTCCCATGACCACGATGGGTGACGCCACTTTCACCACCTACTCTATTGTGTCTGACATCACACAGAGTGCCGCAAAAGTCAGATTATTGCAAGCAGATCACGAAATCATCTGTCTTATTTCGCGCAGCAAACGCTATGACAACATGTAAGCGTGCATCCGGAACCTCACGGCAGCGCTTTGCACAACAGCCTGCTGACCGCACTGGGCACCGCCATCGTGTCCGGGGTCTACCCACCTGGGCAGGTCATCACACTCGACAGTGTCAGCGCTGAGCACAAAA from Mycobacterium sp. DL includes:
- a CDS encoding gluconokinase, giving the protein MASPIVVMGVSGSGKSTVGAALAQRLRVPFADADDFHPPANIEKMTAGHALNDDDRYPWLEAIGHWLAERCVDGGVMSCSALKRAYREQLRRHCPEVEFLHLEGTPEVIGRRQASRPGHFMPASLLVSQFETLEPLGDDERGVRIDVDQSIDAIVAAYVEG